Genomic window (Cyanobacterium sp. T60_A2020_053):
TTTTCACCAAATACCGCAAAACCCATAATGACGGCGTATTTTCTGCATATACTACCGATATGCGCAAAGCCCGTAAATCTGGCATCATCACTGGTTTACCTGATGCTTATGGTCGGGGTCGTATTATTGGTGATTACCGCCGTGTTGCTTTGTATGGTGTGGATTTTCTCATCAAAGATAAACAAAATCAGTTACTTTCCCTTGAGTATGACGTGATGGATGAAGATACCATCCGTTTACGAGAAGAAATTTTCGAGCAAATTAAAGCACTACAAGAGTTAAAAGAATTAGGCAATATCTACGGTTTTGATATTTCTCGCCCTGCTAATAACGCCCAAGAAGCGGTGCAATGGCTCTATTTTGGCTATCTTGGCTCGGTAAAAGAACAAAATGGCGCGGCAATGTCTTTAGGTCGTGTTTCAACTTTTCTTGATATTTACATGGAACGGGATTTAAAAGCCGGTTTAATTACCGAAACCGAAGCGCAGGAATTGATTGATCAGTTGGTAATTAAATTGCGCATGGTGCGGTTTTTACGCGCACCTGAATATAACCAACTCTTTGCGGCTGATCCTGTTTGGGTGACGGAAGTGATTGGGGGGATGGGCGCTGATGGGCGCACGTTGGTGACAAAAAATAGTTTCCGTTTTTTACATACTCTCTACAATTTAGGAGCAGCGCCCGAACCCAATTTAACCATTCTTTGGTCTGAACAATTACCCATTGCCTTTAAACGCTATGTAGCGAAGGTTTCCATTGATACCAGTTCCATTCAATACGAAAATGACGATTTGATGCGCCCTGACTATGGGGATGATTACGGTATCGCTTGTTGTGTTTCTGCCATGCGCATTGGTAAACAAATGCAGTTTTTCGGCGCCCGTGTCAATTTAGCTAAAGCCTTGTTATATGCCATTAACGGCGGTAAGGATGAAAATTCGGCGGTACAAGTAGCGCCCTCCTACGCACCCATTACGGGAGATTATCTCGACTATGAGGAAGTAACGGCAAAGTTAGACTTATTAATGGATTGGTTAGCAAAACTCTACGTTAACACCCTTAATGTAATCCATTATATGCACGATAAATACTCTTACGAACGCATTGAGATGGCATTACATGACCGTGATGTCTATCGTACCATGGCTTGTGGTATCGCCGGTTTATCGGTGGTGGGAGACGCGCTTTCTGCCATTAAATACAGTCGGGTTAAAGTGATTCGTAATGAAGCTGGTTTGGCGGTGGATTACGAAGTAGAGGGGGATTATCCCAAGTTTGGTAATAATGATGACCGAGTGGATGAAATTACCGCTAATCTCATGACTAAATTCATGAATAAGGTGCGCAAAAATAAAACTTATCGTAATGCCACTCCCACCCAGTCGGTTTTAACCATCACATCTAATGTAGTATATGGTAAAAAAACTGGTAATACTCCTGACGGACGTAAAGCTGGTGAACCTTTTGCCCCCGGTGCTAACCCGATGCACGGGCGTGATACGAAGGGCGCTGTGGCTTCTATGGCTTCCGTGGCAAAATTACCTTATGAAGATGCCCAAGACGGTATCTCTTATACGTTTTCCATTGTGCCAGAGGCGCTAGGTAAAACCCCTGATGTCAGAATTAGTAATTTAGTGGGTTTGTTGGATGGTTATTTCCATGATACGGGACACCATATTAATATCAATGTATTTAACCGTGCTACTTTATTGGATGCCATGGATCACCCTGAACAGTATCCACAGCTTACCATCCGAGTTTCAGGTTATGCAGTGAATTTCATTAAGTTAACCCGTGAACAACAGTTGGATGTAATTAATCGGACTTTCCACAGTCAATTCTAGCTGGTGAGAAAGAAAACACAAGAAGTTTAAAAAATTTTGTAGGGTGGGCATTGCCCACCTTCTTTTTATAGTAAACTTGTTCTGATAGAAGGTTGAAAAAAAATCTCTGTATGTCAGAAATAACAGCTAATTATGACGAATCATGGAAAGAGATTATCGGTGATTATTTTGAATCATTTTTAATCTTTTTTTATCCTGATATTCATAGTCAAATTAACTGGCAAAAAACACCTATACCTCTTGATAAAGAATTAGAACAAATTACTGCCTTTGCCGAAACAGAAACCCGCCATGCCGACAAACTATTTCAGGCATGGTTATCAGATAATCAGGAAGTGTGGTTATTAATTCATATTGAAGTGCAAAGTCAGTATGATAAAGAATTTCCTCAACGAATGTTTATCTATAATTATCGAGCTTTTGACCTGTATAATAAACCAGTGATTAGTTTAGCTATACTAGGGGATAATAGTAAAAAATGGCGACCTAACTCTTATGAATACGGATTAGGAAAAAGTAAATTAAAACTAGAATTTTCTATCATTAAATTACAAGATTATGAATGGGAGGAATTAGAGAAAAGTAATAATATATTTGCGATGGTAGTAATGGCACACTTAAAAACAAAAGCCACCACCAGTAATTTAACAGAAAGAGAACAATGGAAATGGAATTTATCTCGTTTACTTTATGAAAAAGGCTATGACAGAAAAGAGATAACTGACTTGTACAAAGTCATTGATTTAATGATGGCATTATCAGAAGATTTGCAATTAAAATTTGAAGACAAATTAACACAATATCAGGAGGAAATAAAAATGCCTTTATTAACGAATATTGAGAAGCGCGCTTTAGCAAGGGGTGAACAAAAAGGTGCTAAGGCTACTTATCAAGAAAATATCATTGATTTACTTAAATTCCGGTTTAATTCTATACCGAAAAGTATAGCAGATTCCCTTAAAAAGATTGATGATTTGGCTTTATTAAAACAGTTACTTATATTGACAATTAGTGTTAAATCTATTGAAGAATTTGAAGATTTAATTAACAGTTTAAGCTAGTGATCAAACGAACTTGAAATAAAAGATAAGGGATAATAATTGATACAATCTATTTTGCTTTAAGTTCAGATAAACAGTTACGATTAAGGTCTTTAGGACTAAAAGATTTTGGGAATAAAGTCATTATCTTTTTTTGCAACTGATTACTCAGACTTAATATTAGTCATTAATCCATATTTCCATTTGATTAGTGGGAGTTTGAAAACCCCTAGCTGATAAGTCAAGCATTTCAAGATTTTTATTAATACCAATACTTGCGTAGAATGATTCTATTTCATTTTTTAGTGCTCTTGCTAAGGGTAATGCAGAAGGACTTGAGTAACGAATGTCATTTTTTCTTATGCCATTAATTTGCTCAACGTCTCTTTTACAGCGCCAAAATCTATCAAAACCGGCAATCTATCACTGTCTCGGAGAATAATATTTTCTGGTTTAATGTCACGGTGAATAATATTTTTGCCGTGAACATATTTAAGAGTATTAAGCAGGGATGATAAAATTACTTCGCATTGATTGGGGTTAATAATTCCTAATTGAGCAAGGCTTTTACCTTCGATATATTCTTGTACTAAATAAAATTCTTCATTTTCTCGAAAAAAGGCGTATAAAGTAGGAATCTGTGAACAATTTTGCCCTAACTCTTCCAATACCTTGGCTTCTTTTTGAAATAAACTCTCGATTAGTTCGAGAGAGATATGGTTATGATTAACGGGTTTTAGTTTTTTGATCACAACTTGGCGCGCGCTGGGCATTTGTAAGTCTTGAGCGAGGAAAGTGTCACCGAAACCACCACTACCAAGATTTTTAATTATTTTATATCTTTGGGCTATTGTCTGCATCATGCCATTGCTCTTGTGACGAAATTACTAATTTAATTCTAAATATTTTTAGGGGGAAAAGTTCATTTAATTCTTAAAATTTTAGGCGTTAGTGAATTAAGCTATGATTTTGAGTTGAGGTTAAGCAAAATCATAAATTTTTCACTATCTTAAATGTAAAATAGTGAGAGCAAAAAAAATCACCTATTTATTTATGACGAAGTCTAACCCCATGAGAAAATCATCAATAGTAGTCAATTTACTAAAAACTACCATTTTAGTGATCATGATTGGGGGCATAGGGCGATTGTCAATTAATGAAAATTCCCCACCGAGATTAAAACAAGTCCAAGAGCGAGTTATTAATGACATTAACGCCAGACTTACTGGGCATTATGACATTCAGCCTTTAGTAATGGCAGGAGGAGACCCTTATATTAGGGCGTTAATGCGTACTATTAGCGCCTCAGAAGCCTACACCCAGCGCCCGTATCACGTTATTTATGGTGGTCAATATGTGCAAAAATTAGACCGACACCCCGATCAATGTGTGGTAGTAAAGAGGGGCGCTAATGCCGGAAAATGCTCTACCGCCGCCGGTAGATACCAATTTCTCAATACCACTTGGGCTGAAAAAGCATCTATTTATCATCCTCAAGCTGATTTTATCGGAGATAATAATAGTTATAGTTTTGAAGCGCAATACCAAGATGAAGTGTTGTATCGCTGGTTAAGTGATGGTGAGGCGTGGGGCGTTGATTTTTCCCAAATGTTAGCACAAAATCAATTAGATCAAGTGTTGAGAAGATTATCAAACACTTGGACAAGTTTAGGTTATGGTACAGAAGATAATTCCATGACAAGACGATTGCCCAAAATATATCAACAAATGCTCCAAGAAGAATTAGCCAATCAACAAGCCTCTAAAAATTGAGATTTTGTTACAAATCTTTAGGATTGCAATAATTATTTTAAAAAAAGGAAATAAACACCATTTTAGTTCGGTTATACCCCTTTAATTAATCAAAAAAAATAAGTTATCATAACCATGAATGCTGAGTTAATACCTTAATAACTAATAATGATTGTTTCTGATCCTCTCGCCACTAAATTAAGTAATCTTTTGATGTCAGAAAATGTTATCCCTCAGAAGGGGATACCTTCAGAAGTTGCTCAAATAAAAGCACAGCAAGAGTGGGAAAGTGCCATTGCTTCTTTACAAGAATTATTATTGTCTGTGATTAAACCCAGTGAGCAATGTACTGAAACACAAGGTTTTGTTCTTTCTTCTCCTCATCATGTTATCTCTAAAAAAGAGCTAATATCTGCTTTAGAAATTGCTGTTTTTTCTCCATTAAATTTTAAGAACAGTATGACAACTTATCATTGTCAAGAAAGTAGTATTAATGGTAATAAATTATCATCGGCTTTAACTTTAACACCAGAGCAACATATTGCTAAAGATCAATTTTGTTTAATTTTAACTCAGTATTTCTCTTGTTTATTGGTAAAAAATAGTAATAATAATTTTAATTTTTCTTTTGAACCAAATATCATTAATCAAGCATGGTTATTAGTACAAAATAAATTAGTGATTAAGAATCATTATTCCCAAAAGCATTTAGATAGTTTATATAACCAACTGACTCCCAGCGCCCCTCCCTATCAATTAGTCAGTCGCTTTACCAATTATTTATTACAACATTTACGGGCGCTGTCTTTGCCCGTAGAAAAAAGTATCGAAAAAGAAGAAAAACCCCATCGCTTACAAAGTATTTCCCTGAAAAAAACCCCTTTACCACCTTATCCAGAAATTGAACTTTTACAAGCCTTAACTCATGAAGTAAGAACCCCTTTAACCTCCATCAAAACTATTACTAAATTATTGCAAAAAAAAGCTAAAGCATCTCCCGAATTAGCTAAATATTTAGAGATGATTGATCAAGAATGCACCGAACAAATTAACCGTATGGATTTAATTTTTCGGGTGGCAGAATTAGAAAGTAATACCTCAATAAAACCAACCATTAATCTTGTGCCTATTTGTTTAGAAGAAATTTTAAATCAAGGTATTCCCATCTGGCAAAAACAAGCACAAAGAAGAAATATTTTACTTAACTTTGTTATACCTCAAAAATTACCCCATGTACTGAGTGATCCTGCTATTTTAAAACAAATGTTGGGAGGATTAATCGAAAAATTTACCCGTAATATTCCTAGTGGTGGTAAATTTCAAGTCATAGTTTTACCTGCTGGTAATCAGTTAAAATTACAGTTTTTATCAGAATCTAATTTAAATCATCAGCAAGTAAAATGTCTAGGAAAATTACTTTCTTTTCAACCAGAAACGGGGGGTTTATATTTAAACTCCGATATTACTAAACATATTTTTAATGTTTTAGGTGGCAAGTTAACCATTAAACAGAAAGGAAGTAAAGGAGAAATACTCACCGTTTTTCTTCCCCTCGGTAATCCGATTATTTGATGCTTTACCCTCACCCCCAACCCCTCTCCCAACCGCAGGGGATTTTCAAAGTCAGGATCAAAATTGATTTGTTTTTGACAAGAAGACAGGTTGACAGGGAGACAGGAGGATTTTTTACTATTAATTGATTTATTAGTAGTTAAAAACCTCTGAATTTCAGATTATTGGCTAGTTTGAGAAACTAACATTTTTGAGAATGAAAACGCCCTGCTCCCATAGGAGAGGGGAGTAATATTTTCTCATAATTGATTAATTAATAAGTTAAAAATCTCCCCTTCTCCCTCTGCTTCCCTTTCTCCCTCACCATTTTATAAATCTCTGTGGGTAAAGGGTTGAGGATTCGTGCCACTATAGGTGGCGGCAATATGCCCAGCGCCCGTCAACTGATACTTATAAGTCACTAAACCTTCCAAACCCACAGGACCTCTAGGGGGCATTTGTTGGGTACTAATACCTACTTCAGCCCCAAAACCGTAACGAAAACCATCGGCGAAACGGGTAGAACAATTATGATATACTCCAGCAGAATCTACTTCATTGAAAAAAGTTTCCGCATTCAGGAGATTTTCGGTAATGATACCGTCGGTATGTTTTGAACCGTAATGATTGATATGATTAATGGCTTCTGTGACATCTGCCACCATTTTAAGAGAGAGAATTAAATCACTGTATTCCGTGCGCCAATCTTCTGCCGTTGCCGTTTCGCAATGCACCAGCGCCCTCACCCTTTCATCTCCTTTTAAGGTGACATTCTTTTGAGTTAAGGCTTTTGCCACTGCTGGTAAAAATTCAGAGGCGATATTTTCATGTATTAATAAAGTTTCAATGGCGTTACAGGCAGAAGGATAATTGGTTTTGGCATCCACCGTAACGGAAATGGCTTGATCAATATTAGCAGACTCATCGATAAAAAGATGACAGATGCCGTCAGCATGACCTAAAACGGGGATTTTGGTGTTTTCCTGCACATAGCGCACAAATTCATTTGAGCCTCTAGGGATAATCAAATCCACATATTCATCTAAAGATAACAGAGTTTTAATTTCCTCTCTGGTGGTGAGTAACTGCACCGCATCAGGATTTACCGCCGTATTGCCTAAGGCTTGATGAATAATTTTCACTAAAGTGGTGCAAGTGTTGATGGCTTCCTTACCCCCTTTTAAAATGACTCCATTGCCCGATTTTATAGCCAAGCTGGTGATTTGAATGAGGGCATCGGGGCGCGCCTCGAAAATGATCCCTAACACTCCTAATGGGCAACTAACCCGCTTGAGAATTAATCCTTTGTCTAACTCACGATGGAGACTCAGCGCCCCTAAAGGATCGTTTAATTTAATGACATCACGCACTCCGGCAATAGCGCCCTTCAGTTTACTTTCACTCAATACCAAGCGCCCGTATAATGCCGTGGAAATTTCCCCGGCTGAGGCTTCACAATCTTTTTGATTGGCTTCGATGATTTCCTCTTGGTGGGTGTGGAGGGCGCGCGCTATGGCTTCTAAGGCTTCGTTACGTTGTTGTATGGACAAAACAGCTAATTTTTGCGCCGCTAGGCGTGTTTTTTCGGCAATTTCTCTCATCTTCGAGTCTTTTTAAACAATCATTAATAATGTACTATTATGGCAATTATCATGGATAGGGTGGAGGGCGCTGGAGTTTTGATCATAAGATAGGGCTAACGCTAATCATTCAAAAATAACTTGTTGTACATTACTCATTAAAGTATTAATATTATGAGAATAATTCAAACAAAAGGGATTATTAATAACGGTGAAATAAATATAAAAATACCACAAGAAATTAATAATGGAGAAGTAGATATAGTTATTATCGCTGAAGAAGAGCTTGATGAGTTCGATCTTCGTTATCAACTTTTACAAGAAAAAGGATATTATAATCATGATAAAATTTTAGATATTATCAAAGAGATAAAACTAGAAATGCTAGAAGAGAATAATAATAATGCCTAATCGTATTTTTCTTGATACTAATATTTATATTATTGGTGATGCTGACAAAAATTGAGGATTAGCTGTTGTTTCTAAAAAATAATATTCTTGCTCGAATTTTTCAACCAGCAAGATCAGAAGTTGATATAATTCATTTTCTTCAATAATTCTCAAAGCCTGTTCATTTTCTGACTCTTTTTAATGAGTTTTGGTTGATACTTTACCAAAATTTCTTTATATTTTTCAGCATTAAAAGTAAGGGTCATTTTTCCATTTGTTTTTATCATATAAAGATTGTATCTTCGCTCTACAACCACCGTGTAATGAATTACACGGCTAATAGTATCCCGTTCAATAAATTGAACTAAGATTATTTTTAGTTGATTTATAAGTGATCGCGCAGCGGCAGCCTTCGGCTGATCAAACGAACTTGATATTAGAGCAAGATAGCGTAAAAAAACAAAATAATGGATACTATGGTGAGATGATCAAGCCTCATCATTATCCATTATCAATTGTCCATTGTCGTTAAGATAACTTAGTCAAGATACCCAAAAGTTTTTTAGAATTGGGAGTTAAAAGAGTGCGCCGATAAGCGTCAGCGCCCTTCTTGATGGCATCAGCTTGGGTAGGATAGGAATGAATAACGCTAGATAATCCGTTTAAACCGATATTATTAACCATAGCGGTAGTAATTTCTGAAATCATTTCCCCGGCGTGACTAGCCACGATGGTAGCACCCAAAATCTTATCACTACCCCTTTGATGAAGAATTTTAACGAAACCTTCTTCTTCACCATCCACGATGGCACGATCAACTGTACTAAAAGGAATTTTGATGGTGTCATATTCAATGCCTTTTTTATCTAAATCCTTACCATAACTACCAACGTGGGCGATTTCTGGATCTGTAAATGTCACCCAAGGGATAACTAAATCGCTAAATTTTGACTTGCCAAAACCAAAAGGCGAAAACAAGGTATTTTTGATAACGATGCGCGCGCCAGCATCCGCAGTATGAGTGAATTTATAAGGACTACAAATGTCCCCCACCGCGTAAATTTTGGGGTTAGTGGTTTGTAAATAGTCATTGACGATTATCCCTTGACGGGTGTTATATTCCACGCCTACTTTTTCCAGATTCAAGGCTTCCACATTCGGCGCGCGCCCGGCGCCCATCAAAATTGCTTCCACAATAAGGGATTTTTCACCCTCTGGACTAGCATAATAAATTTTTTTGCCTTCGGAGGTATTTTCTACCCTCGTAGGTTGTGCATTTAACTGTAACTGTACACCATCGTTAATTAAACTGGTTTGGATGATGTGCGCCGCTTCTTCGTCTTCTTTATTTAGTAAATGGGCATATTTATGAATGATGGTAACTTGCGCACCGAGACGGTGAAAAGTTTGCGCCAATTCGCATCCGATAGGTCCTCCCCCAATTACTGCTAAACTTTTTGGTAAGGTAGTGAGGGAAAAAATCGTTTCATTGGTATAAAATTCTACTTCTTCAATGCCTTCCACCTTGGGAGTCACTGCCCTAGCGCCCGTCGCCACCACTGCTTTTTTATAGTTTAAACGTACTCCATCTACGGTAATAGTTTTGTTATCAAGAAATTGAGCATCTCCCAAAAATACATCAATACCAATATCTTTAAACCGTTGTGCCGAGTCGTGATGACTAATTCCAGCCCTTAATTTTCTCATTCTGCCCATCACTTGAGCAAAATCGATGTTAACGTTTCCATCCACTGTAACACCGAGGGAGGGCGCTCGATTAATTTCGCCGATAACTTTTGCTGAACGAATCACCGCCTTAGAAGGCACACAGCCAAAGTTAAGACAATCTCCGCCCATCAAATGACGCTCCACCAAAGCCACTTTTAAGCCCAAATCTAGTCCCGCAGCGCCCGCCGCCACTACCAAACCGGCTGTACCAGCACCGATCACCACTATATCATATTTATCTTTGGGAGTGGGGTTAACCCAATCAGGGGGATGAACATAGGAGATTAACTGTTGATTATAGCCATCCATGGGAGCGATTGAAATTGTCTTAACCATTATTTTTTACCTCGGTGAAGGGCGCTTATCCTTATTACTATATACAACCCTCGTGCTTTAATAGTTAAATTTCGTTAAATTTTTCCTTAAATCATTTTAATTAGCTATTAAATTGTCATGTTTTAACTCTGATTATTAATCATTTCACAAAACCCAGCGCCCTCCACCGCACTCCAAAACCTCTTACTTATTACTTGTTACTTATTACTTTGTCTCAACTAAAAATTTTAGAATGAAACAGCCCTGCTTTTTCAAGGGGGGTTAGGGGGGATAAAACTCTTTTTTAAGGAGAGATTTAGAGGGGTTAAATTATTTATATTTTCTCACTCAAACCATATATGATTAATTTAGAAATTATACAAAAAATGGTGATAACAATGAGTACAAATCAACTGAGTATTTCTACTCCCCCCTACAAAAATAAGGGTTTGGCGGTATGTTTGTTAGCTTCAATTTCCCTTCTCAGTGTCATGAATGAGGCGGAGGGCGCTGTTATTATTACCGGGCAGGAAGTGGGCAATAATGTAGTATTTTCTCATACGGGTTCGATTGATTTGGAGGGCGCTGGATTTACCTTTGATCAGGATGGTAGTTTCCAATCTTACTTTTATCGCTGACGATCCAAGTTTTCCTTTCCTGATCTCAGCTAGTGAAAGTGGTTATGGTAAATATAGTGGAACTTTTACCAGCGCCCCTAGTGGTGGTTTCGGCACGAATACAAATTTTGTAGAAGCTGACTCAGCTTCTGGGGATGCCTTTGGAGTTCAATATGGAAGTAGCGGTGAATTTTTCTTTTTACCCATTGGTTATACTAGCGGTGGTACAATTTCTGGTTCTGCCACTTACGATAATATCACTCTTTTCGATCTTGGTTTTGATGCCAGTCAGACTTATGATTGGGTATTTGCAAATAATGATTTTATCCGACTTCAGTTTTCTTCGTCTAACCCTGTTACTACCCCTGAGCCTAGCACAATTTTAGGAAGCGTTTTGGTGTTAGGGCTTGGTGCAGTGATGGGCAAAATCAAGAAAAAATAATATTTAATTAAGATAGGGTTGAACATTGTTCAACCCCTACAAATATAACGACAAAAACCCAGAGCCCTCCACCGCTTTCTTATCACCTCCTTAATCTGAAAGAGAAAGAAACTGATTAACAGTAATAATAGAACA
Coding sequences:
- the pflB gene encoding formate C-acetyltransferase — translated: MVMITDKTIQRPSPQQFKGGKWQKEVNVRDFIQKNYTPYTGDESFLSDATPNTNNLWTEVKLLMKEEREKGILDVDTKIPSSITSHGAGYIDQNLEKIVGLQTDKPLKRAIMPNGGVRVVANSLKAYGYQIDPLTQEIFTKYRKTHNDGVFSAYTTDMRKARKSGIITGLPDAYGRGRIIGDYRRVALYGVDFLIKDKQNQLLSLEYDVMDEDTIRLREEIFEQIKALQELKELGNIYGFDISRPANNAQEAVQWLYFGYLGSVKEQNGAAMSLGRVSTFLDIYMERDLKAGLITETEAQELIDQLVIKLRMVRFLRAPEYNQLFAADPVWVTEVIGGMGADGRTLVTKNSFRFLHTLYNLGAAPEPNLTILWSEQLPIAFKRYVAKVSIDTSSIQYENDDLMRPDYGDDYGIACCVSAMRIGKQMQFFGARVNLAKALLYAINGGKDENSAVQVAPSYAPITGDYLDYEEVTAKLDLLMDWLAKLYVNTLNVIHYMHDKYSYERIEMALHDRDVYRTMACGIAGLSVVGDALSAIKYSRVKVIRNEAGLAVDYEVEGDYPKFGNNDDRVDEITANLMTKFMNKVRKNKTYRNATPTQSVLTITSNVVYGKKTGNTPDGRKAGEPFAPGANPMHGRDTKGAVASMASVAKLPYEDAQDGISYTFSIVPEALGKTPDVRISNLVGLLDGYFHDTGHHININVFNRATLLDAMDHPEQYPQLTIRVSGYAVNFIKLTREQQLDVINRTFHSQF
- a CDS encoding glycoside hydrolase family protein, which translates into the protein MRKSSIVVNLLKTTILVIMIGGIGRLSINENSPPRLKQVQERVINDINARLTGHYDIQPLVMAGGDPYIRALMRTISASEAYTQRPYHVIYGGQYVQKLDRHPDQCVVVKRGANAGKCSTAAGRYQFLNTTWAEKASIYHPQADFIGDNNSYSFEAQYQDEVLYRWLSDGEAWGVDFSQMLAQNQLDQVLRRLSNTWTSLGYGTEDNSMTRRLPKIYQQMLQEELANQQASKN
- a CDS encoding HAMP domain-containing histidine kinase, with translation MIVSDPLATKLSNLLMSENVIPQKGIPSEVAQIKAQQEWESAIASLQELLLSVIKPSEQCTETQGFVLSSPHHVISKKELISALEIAVFSPLNFKNSMTTYHCQESSINGNKLSSALTLTPEQHIAKDQFCLILTQYFSCLLVKNSNNNFNFSFEPNIINQAWLLVQNKLVIKNHYSQKHLDSLYNQLTPSAPPYQLVSRFTNYLLQHLRALSLPVEKSIEKEEKPHRLQSISLKKTPLPPYPEIELLQALTHEVRTPLTSIKTITKLLQKKAKASPELAKYLEMIDQECTEQINRMDLIFRVAELESNTSIKPTINLVPICLEEILNQGIPIWQKQAQRRNILLNFVIPQKLPHVLSDPAILKQMLGGLIEKFTRNIPSGGKFQVIVLPAGNQLKLQFLSESNLNHQQVKCLGKLLSFQPETGGLYLNSDITKHIFNVLGGKLTIKQKGSKGEILTVFLPLGNPII
- the proA gene encoding glutamate-5-semialdehyde dehydrogenase, with product MREIAEKTRLAAQKLAVLSIQQRNEALEAIARALHTHQEEIIEANQKDCEASAGEISTALYGRLVLSESKLKGAIAGVRDVIKLNDPLGALSLHRELDKGLILKRVSCPLGVLGIIFEARPDALIQITSLAIKSGNGVILKGGKEAINTCTTLVKIIHQALGNTAVNPDAVQLLTTREEIKTLLSLDEYVDLIIPRGSNEFVRYVQENTKIPVLGHADGICHLFIDESANIDQAISVTVDAKTNYPSACNAIETLLIHENIASEFLPAVAKALTQKNVTLKGDERVRALVHCETATAEDWRTEYSDLILSLKMVADVTEAINHINHYGSKHTDGIITENLLNAETFFNEVDSAGVYHNCSTRFADGFRYGFGAEVGISTQQMPPRGPVGLEGLVTYKYQLTGAGHIAATYSGTNPQPFTHRDL
- a CDS encoding mercuric reductase — its product is MVKTISIAPMDGYNQQLISYVHPPDWVNPTPKDKYDIVVIGAGTAGLVVAAGAAGLDLGLKVALVERHLMGGDCLNFGCVPSKAVIRSAKVIGEINRAPSLGVTVDGNVNIDFAQVMGRMRKLRAGISHHDSAQRFKDIGIDVFLGDAQFLDNKTITVDGVRLNYKKAVVATGARAVTPKVEGIEEVEFYTNETIFSLTTLPKSLAVIGGGPIGCELAQTFHRLGAQVTIIHKYAHLLNKEDEEAAHIIQTSLINDGVQLQLNAQPTRVENTSEGKKIYYASPEGEKSLIVEAILMGAGRAPNVEALNLEKVGVEYNTRQGIIVNDYLQTTNPKIYAVGDICSPYKFTHTADAGARIVIKNTLFSPFGFGKSKFSDLVIPWVTFTDPEIAHVGSYGKDLDKKGIEYDTIKIPFSTVDRAIVDGEEEGFVKILHQRGSDKILGATIVASHAGEMISEITTAMVNNIGLNGLSSVIHSYPTQADAIKKGADAYRRTLLTPNSKKLLGILTKLS
- a CDS encoding PEP-CTERM sorting domain-containing protein, yielding MVVSNLTFIADDPSFPFLISASESGYGKYSGTFTSAPSGGFGTNTNFVEADSASGDAFGVQYGSSGEFFFLPIGYTSGGTISGSATYDNITLFDLGFDASQTYDWVFANNDFIRLQFSSSNPVTTPEPSTILGSVLVLGLGAVMGKIKKK